The Spirochaetota bacterium genomic interval AGATAATAGTATCTGTTCATCCTGTAATCACAACGCTGTATGTCGCATAGCAGGAATGCAGCAGCCATCAGAACCATTCAGGGATATGTATGAAGAAATTCCTTATTGTAAACGTGTTCTTGATAGTTTATAAACGGGTTGGAGCATATATTTTCCTTGAAATTTTATATAGAGCTATCGATAGTATAAAAATTATTAAATAGAATGAATGTGTACCCTAACTCAATATATAATTATATCTAAAAGCAAAAGGTATACATATACTATCAGGAGGTTATTATGAAAGCGTGTGTTACCGGTGCAACCGGATTTATAGGAGGAAATCTTGTAAAAACACTGCTAGGGAAAAAATACCATGTTAAAGCGTTAGTGTTGCCTAATGACCCCAAAATTCCTGAGTTGAAGAAAAATAAAGTAGAAGTAATACTTGGTGACATCAGGGATATTGAATCTGTAAAAAAAGCAGTCAAAGGCTGCGATGTGGTGTTTCACTGTGCTGCGGTGGTGACCGATTGGGCACCGCAAAAGCTTTTTGAGGAAGTAACTGTTGGCGGAACAAAAAATGTATGCGAAGCAGCTGTGTGGGCAAAGGTGAAACGGGTTGTAGATATATCCACCAATGATGTATTTGGCCTGCGTGAAGATGTGGTCATGGATGAATCATTCCCATTAGAACCCTGGGGCGAGCCTTATCCAGATTATAAAATCAAAGCCGAAGAGGTGATGTGGCGCTATCACCGTGAAAAAAAGCTTCCTGTCACCATGGTGTATCCGTGCTGGGTCTATGGACCCGGTGATCAGACGTTTGTGCCACTTTTAGCTGATGCTATTATAAAGCGCGAGCTTATCTTCTGGCGCAAAGATGTGCTGGTATGGCCAACGTATATTGAAAATCTTGTAGATTTATTATTACTGATAGCTGTAGATAAACGGGCAGTAGGCAACGGCTATCTGGTACATGATGGTGAAAGTATTACATTGCAAAAATTCTGTGAAGGCATAGCCCAGGCATTGGGAGTCAAACCAATAAAGACGCATATCCCTTACTGGGTTGCCTATGCAGCTGCAGTGGTAATGGAAACAGTGTGGAAAGCATTGAAAATAGAAAAGCGGCCATTATTGACTACGTACACAGTTAAGAATTTAGGGTCACGGCTGCAATTCAGTATTGACAAGGCAAAACGAGAGTTGGGCTGGGTTCCAAAAATTTCATTTGCTGAAGGGTTCCAACGTACTATGCAGTGGCTTAAAACACTTGACATTGCATCATTGAAAACAAAATAAAGGAGATAGCAACGTATGGAAAATTTTGCAGGTAAAACTGTTTTTATTACAGGTGGTTCCAGTGGTATTGGATTGTCGGCAGCAAAACTGCTTTCACAGGAAGGTGCCAACATTGCAATATTTGCCCGCAATCGTGTCCGCCTTGAAGAAGCCTTAAAACAGATAGAACAGGCAAAAAAACGTCACGGACAGCGGTTTGCATGGTACCAGTGTGATGTGTCCGACCCATCACAGGTTAAAAAAGCCTTTACTCAGGCTCTACGGCAGTTTGATACCTGTGACATACTTGTTAACTGTGCTGGCAGGGCCTATCCCAAATATTTTGAAGATATAAGCTTCAAGCAGTTTGAAGAAACTATGAAGATAAATTTATTTGGAATATGGAATACCTGTTCGTTTATGGTGCCCCATATGAAACAGCGTGGGGGCTATATCGTCAACACGTCATCGGTGGCGGGGCTTGTGGGAGTGTTTGGATACACTGATTACAGCGCATCAAAATTTGCCATCATTGGCTTTTCCGAAGCACTGCGAAGTGAGCTAAAGCGCTACAACATTACAGTTTCAGTGCTCTGTCCCCCTGACACTGATACGCCTGGCTTTGAGGTTGAAAACCGTACAAAGCCTGATGAAACCAAGGAAATCTCCAAATCAGCAAAATTGTTGACGCCTGATGAAGTAGCACAGGCACTGTTAAATGGCATGAAAAAGAAAAAATTTATAATCCTGGCAAACTTTGACAGTACGCTGACCTGGATTATGAAACGGTATGCACCATGTATTGTTGAAGCAGTTATGGATTGGCAGATAAAAAAAGTGCAGAAGAAAAAAAGTAAAAAATAAGGAGGTCGTATGTCATTAAAGGTGGCAGCAAATCTGGCGATAGTTACTGGAATAGGAATCCTATTATTCTGGATTGCCTTTTTCACGGTGGGACTTGCCCCTGAAAATCCGCCGTCTTGCTACTTTGCCTATGAACATTCATTTCCACTGCCTGATACAATATTAGCGATAGCTCTTATTACAGGTGGTATCTTTACAATAAAAAAAGGGGTCAGAGCATCCATAATACTTTTACCTGCAGCAGGCGGATTGATATTTTTGGGTTTGCTTGATATGGCATTTAACTGGCAGAATGGTATGTATACAATCACACTAGTGGATGGGGTGCTCAATGCGTTTATAAATATTTGGTGTGTTGCGTTTGGATTATGTGCTATATTAGCAGTACAACGCGAATCTGTGAAAAAGTCTTGACAGGCATAGCACAAGTTTAGTAAGTAGGTAATCCAGCAAATTTTTACTACGCACAGTTTGTGCAGCAAATACTTTTAGGGCGATTAGCTCAGCCTGGTCAGAGCGCCTGCTCGACACGCAGGAGGTCACTGGTTCAACTCCAGTATCGCCCAATTTTTTATTTGATGGATTGTTTAAAATGGCAAGTGTGCAACTAAGTAATGGAAAAACGATAGAAGTACAGGATGGTAAAACTGTACTGGATATACTGCCACAGCTTGATGGTAAAACAAAACCTGTTGCAGTCAAAATAAACGGGGCACTAAAAGATTTGCGAACGGCAGTTGCCGGTACCGCCCAGATTGAACTCATATCTTTTGACAGCCCTGAAGGCAAAGATGTGTTCTGGCATTCTGCTTCGCATCTTATGGCACAGGCGGTAAAACGGCTTTTCCCCGATGTTAAAGTATCCATAGGTCCTGCTATTGAAACTGGTTTTTACTATGATTTTGACAAACCAGGTGGCTTTTCACAGGATGACCTTGCAAAAATTGAAGAGGTAATGCGGCAGATAGTTGCTGAAGACATCCCCATCGTACGCAAAGAAATACCTCGTAAGGATGCCATAGAGCTGTTTTCAACGTTAGGTGAAATATATAAAGTTGAACTATTACAGGAGCTATCGGACGACATTGTTTCGTTGTATGAGCAGGGTGATTTTGTTGATTTATGTAGGGGTCCGCATTTACCAAGTACCGGATATATTAAGGCATTTAAACTTTTAAGCATTGCGGGTGCATACTGGCGGGGCGATGAGCGCAACAAGATGCTACAGCGCATTTATGGTGTTGCCTTCCCAGAAGAAAAAATGCTCACAGAGCATTTGAATTTTCTGGAAGAAGTAAAAAAGCGCGACCACAGAATTTTGGGCAGGGAATTGGATTTATTCAGCATACATGAAGATGCGGGTGGCGGACTTATTTACTGGCATCCAAAAGGCGGGAGACTACGAGCAATTTTAGAACAGTGGTGGCGTGAAGAGCATTTCAAGAATGGATACGAGATATTATATACACCACACATAGGGCGTGCAACGTTGTGGGAAACTTCAGGGCATCTGGATTTTTACAAAGAAAATATGTATTCGCCCATGGATATTGATGGCCATGACTATTACATAAAGCCAATGAACTGCCCGTTCCACATCAAAATTTACCAGACCAGCCTGCATTCTTACAGGGACCTGCCGCTGCGGTGGGCTGAACTTGGCACGGTGTACCGGTATGAAAAATCCGGAGTACTTCACGGGTTGTTGCGCGTACGTGGATTTACGCAGGATGATGCGCATATATTCTGCACTCCTGAGCAGATGGAAGATGAGGTACGGGAAGTTTTGCGCTTTTCACTATATATGTGGAAGGTGTTGGGATTTAAGGATATTAAGGCATATCTTGCCACAAAGCCTTCAAAATCAGTGGGCGATAGCTCTCGGTGGATTGATGCACAGGAGTCACTGAAAAAAGCAGTGCACGCTGAACAGCTTGATATAGAAGTAGATGAAGGTGGTGGAGCATTTTATGGCCCAAAGATTGATCTTAAAGTAAAGGATGCACTGGGCCGTGAATGGCAGATGACCACCATTCAGTTTGATTTTAATCTTCCTGATCGCTTTGACCTGTATTATATTGGTAGTGATGGGCAGAAGCACAGGCCATATATGATTCACCGAGCCCTTTTGGGTTCTATAGAGCGCTTTATTGGCATATTGACTGAACACTATGCGGGAAGATTTCCAGTATGGCTTTCGCCGGTACAAATTATACTGGTAAATGTAAGCCCAGAGCAGGCAGACTATACAAAAGATTTAGCTTTAAAGTTGCGTGCTCAAGGTATTAGGGTTAAGACAGATTTGCGGGATGAAACAATAAAATATAAGATTAGAGATGCTATTGAACAGAGAGTACCCTATATTGGTGTCATTGGGGGAAGGGAGATGCAGGAAAATACTATTGCAGTGCGTAAGCGGGGTGAACAGAAACCAGACACAATGAAAGTAGAAGACTTTGTTCTTTTAGTACATAAACAATGTGAAGATAAACAATAATGCTACAATAACATTGATTTTTTATTTGTAACATAGAAAAATAGTTGATTAATATATAACAGTGATAAGATGTGGAAAATTTTTTCGTTGAAATATTTGCTGTGTTACGATATATAGTATCACAGTTATATATTTTATATTGTTGATGTAATAAGTGTAAGGAGGATAACATAGACCGGGTTGATACCAAGCGTTTCAGGGTAAATGAGGAGATACGAGCCTCTATGGTTCGTTTAGTTGGTGAGGATGGTGGGCCTCAGGTTATTTCGTTACAGGAAGCATTGCAAAAAGCTATGGATAAAGGATTGGATTTGGTTGAGATATCTCCCAATCAGGATCCACCAGTAGTAAAAATAATTGATTACAGTAAATTCAAGTTTGAACAAATTAAAAAGGCCAAAGAAGCTAAGAAAAAACAAAAGGTTATTCAGGTAAAGGAGATTAAGCTGCGGCCTTCTATTGATGTGCATGATTTTCAGCATAAGGTGCGCCATGCACGTGAATTCATTGAAGATGGCAATAAAGTTAAATTTACTGTCATGTTTAGGGGAAGGGAAGTAGTGCACAGTGATTTAGGGTATAAAGTTTTGGATGATGTGAAGCAAGCTCTTGAAGATGTGGCACTGGTTGAAACAAATCCTTCAAAAGAAGGCAGAAATATAACCATGATAATGGCTCCCATGTCGGCTGCGCAAAAAAAGCGAATGCAGGAGCACAACAATCAATAAGTGAAGCGAGGTAACACAATGCCCAAGTTAAAAACCAACAGCGGAGCAAAGAAGCGGTTTAAAGTGACAGCTACTGGCAAGATTAAACGTGCAAAAGGATGGAAAAGCCATCTGCTAGAATCAAAAAGCCCAAAGCGCAAACGTGCATTACGAAAGCCTGCATATATCAGTGATGCAGATATAAAGCGCTTTGCACGGTTACTGCCATATTCATAATACAGTGAGGTAAAAGGTATGCCACGAGCAACAACAGGTAAAGTTCATCATAAAAGAAGAGAAAAGATATTAAA includes:
- a CDS encoding NAD-dependent epimerase/dehydratase family protein; protein product: MKACVTGATGFIGGNLVKTLLGKKYHVKALVLPNDPKIPELKKNKVEVILGDIRDIESVKKAVKGCDVVFHCAAVVTDWAPQKLFEEVTVGGTKNVCEAAVWAKVKRVVDISTNDVFGLREDVVMDESFPLEPWGEPYPDYKIKAEEVMWRYHREKKLPVTMVYPCWVYGPGDQTFVPLLADAIIKRELIFWRKDVLVWPTYIENLVDLLLLIAVDKRAVGNGYLVHDGESITLQKFCEGIAQALGVKPIKTHIPYWVAYAAAVVMETVWKALKIEKRPLLTTYTVKNLGSRLQFSIDKAKRELGWVPKISFAEGFQRTMQWLKTLDIASLKTK
- a CDS encoding SDR family oxidoreductase, giving the protein MENFAGKTVFITGGSSGIGLSAAKLLSQEGANIAIFARNRVRLEEALKQIEQAKKRHGQRFAWYQCDVSDPSQVKKAFTQALRQFDTCDILVNCAGRAYPKYFEDISFKQFEETMKINLFGIWNTCSFMVPHMKQRGGYIVNTSSVAGLVGVFGYTDYSASKFAIIGFSEALRSELKRYNITVSVLCPPDTDTPGFEVENRTKPDETKEISKSAKLLTPDEVAQALLNGMKKKKFIILANFDSTLTWIMKRYAPCIVEAVMDWQIKKVQKKKSKK
- the thrS gene encoding threonine--tRNA ligase, with protein sequence MASVQLSNGKTIEVQDGKTVLDILPQLDGKTKPVAVKINGALKDLRTAVAGTAQIELISFDSPEGKDVFWHSASHLMAQAVKRLFPDVKVSIGPAIETGFYYDFDKPGGFSQDDLAKIEEVMRQIVAEDIPIVRKEIPRKDAIELFSTLGEIYKVELLQELSDDIVSLYEQGDFVDLCRGPHLPSTGYIKAFKLLSIAGAYWRGDERNKMLQRIYGVAFPEEKMLTEHLNFLEEVKKRDHRILGRELDLFSIHEDAGGGLIYWHPKGGRLRAILEQWWREEHFKNGYEILYTPHIGRATLWETSGHLDFYKENMYSPMDIDGHDYYIKPMNCPFHIKIYQTSLHSYRDLPLRWAELGTVYRYEKSGVLHGLLRVRGFTQDDAHIFCTPEQMEDEVREVLRFSLYMWKVLGFKDIKAYLATKPSKSVGDSSRWIDAQESLKKAVHAEQLDIEVDEGGGAFYGPKIDLKVKDALGREWQMTTIQFDFNLPDRFDLYYIGSDGQKHRPYMIHRALLGSIERFIGILTEHYAGRFPVWLSPVQIILVNVSPEQADYTKDLALKLRAQGIRVKTDLRDETIKYKIRDAIEQRVPYIGVIGGREMQENTIAVRKRGEQKPDTMKVEDFVLLVHKQCEDKQ
- the infC gene encoding translation initiation factor IF-3, whose amino-acid sequence is MDRVDTKRFRVNEEIRASMVRLVGEDGGPQVISLQEALQKAMDKGLDLVEISPNQDPPVVKIIDYSKFKFEQIKKAKEAKKKQKVIQVKEIKLRPSIDVHDFQHKVRHAREFIEDGNKVKFTVMFRGREVVHSDLGYKVLDDVKQALEDVALVETNPSKEGRNITMIMAPMSAAQKKRMQEHNNQ
- the rpmI gene encoding 50S ribosomal protein L35, which produces MPKLKTNSGAKKRFKVTATGKIKRAKGWKSHLLESKSPKRKRALRKPAYISDADIKRFARLLPYS